From a single Oreochromis niloticus isolate F11D_XX linkage group LG3, O_niloticus_UMD_NMBU, whole genome shotgun sequence genomic region:
- the LOC100690229 gene encoding ladderlectin: MKLVVVSALLCAMLALITAADPPAKQHVEKRTYCTCARYSGWTKYGNRNYRYINTPMTWAQAQRYCEYMNANLASVHNLWEYRMIQRVIYYATHTYKTTWIGGSDAQQEGYWFWIDGTRFRYTFWCRGEPNNLHRREHCMHMNFTGSKCMNDIPCNYRYPFVCVRK; the protein is encoded by the exons ATGAAACTGGTGGTTGTGTCTGCACTTCTTTGTGCAATGCTGGCTCTGATCACTGCTGCTGATCCACCAG CAAAGCAGCATGTTGAAAAGAGAACCTATTGTACTTGCGCCAGGTATAGCGGCTGGACTAAATATGGCAACCGAAACTACCGCTATATTAACACTCCCATGACTTGGGCTCAGGCTCAG AGATACTGTGAGTACATGAATGCAAACTTGGCATCGGTACACAACCTCTGGGAGTACCGGATGATTCAGCGTGTCATTTATTATGCAACTCATACATACAAGACTACATGGATTGGAGGGTCTGATGCTCAGCAG GAGGGTTATTGGTTTTGGATCGATGGAACTCGTTTCAGATACACGTTCTGGTGTCGGGGAGAGCCTAACAACCTTCACCGCAGAGAGCACTGCATGCACATGAACTTTACAG GAAGCAAATGCATGAATGACATACCCTGTAACTACCGATACCCATTTGTCTGCGTCAGGAAGTAA